In the Gopherus flavomarginatus isolate rGopFla2 chromosome 23, rGopFla2.mat.asm, whole genome shotgun sequence genome, TCCTGagccagaggggaaaaaaaaaaaaacaaaaaaaaaaaccaagctgttaacctgtggaactcccagcCACTTGATTTGGTGCCCCAGAGGCGGgctaggggcaggggagggggggcaaagCGGTGGCATTAGAGGGGGAGAGGGGCTTGGAGGCCCCCCCATAGGAGGGCGACTAGCTGAGCATCGCCACAGCCAAGTCAAAGGAGGGGGCGTCATTAACCCGCGGAACAACCCGCCACCAGGTGTGGCCTGGGGGAGGTTAACCCGGGGAACTACCCGCCACCAGGGCCCGGCTGGGCGGGAGTTAACCCGGGGAACTATCCACCACTCAGTGTGGCCGGGTGGGCGTTAACCTGGGGAACTACCCGCCACTGGATGGGCATTAAACCAGGGAACTATCTGCCACCAGGTGTGGCCGGGCAGGCGTTAACCTGGGGAACTACTCACTGCAGGGTCCGGCTGGGCGAGTGTTAACCTGGGGAACTACCCACCACTGGGGCCTGGCTGGGCAAGTGTTAACTTGGGGAACTACCCGCTACTGGATGGGCATTAAACCAGGGAACTACCCACCACCAGGCGTGGCCAGGCAGGCATTAACCCAGGGAACTACCCACCACTGGGCCCGGCCAGACAGGCGTTAACCTGGGGAACTACCTGCCACCGGGGCCTGGTTGGGCGGGTGTTAACTTGGGGAACTACCCACTACTGGATGGGCATTAACCCAGGGAACTACATGCCACCAGGCATAGCTGGGCAGGCGTTAACCTGGAGAACTACCCACCACTGGACCCGGCCAGGTGGGCGTTAACCTGGGGAATGCCATGCCCCTGGATTCTGCAGGGATGCCACCGTCCCAGATGGGGCGGGAAGGGGAAAGTGAGTTTGGGGCCATGGGGCAACACAGGGGGTTACTTATGGGAGGCTCTTGGGGGCAGGCGGAGGGCACAGCAATCGTTACAGGCCAGTCCAGGGCCAGGCGCTGTTACCCCGTGGAACTCCTCGCCCCTGGACGCCGCCGGCTCCTACCTGGGGCGCTAGCAGCCCAGCCCGCTGCGGGTCCCGATTCGGTCCAGCTTCATCCCGAAACAGCCCTGCAGCGCCGGCACCTTCCTGGTCCGGCCCCAGAACTTCCTCTGCCAGCTCATGAAGTCAGCGAAGAAACGGGCCCAGGCCGGGTCCAGGGaagggggctcggggctgtcgCGCTGGGTGCGGCTTCCCGCCATGGGGCCGCGGGCCCTGGGGGGCGCGGGGACATCGGCGGAGACTGGGGCAGCACCCAGCAAGTCAGCCAgagtctggggggggggcggaaagaGGGAACCCCATTAAAGCAGGAGACCACATGGCACggagacagccccccccccaggattaTATCCCAGCTCCCGGGTACCCCTGGCGCAGGGACAcggcctggctctgggaggggagtggggctgggggggtcagaggagggggggctgggagccagggctcctgggttctctccccggctctgggaggggagtggggctggtgggtcagagcaggggggctgggagccaggactcttgggttctctccccggctctgggaggggagtgggggctggtgggtcagagcagggggggctgggagccaggactcctgggttctctccccggctctgggaggggagtgggggctggtgggtcagagcaggggggctgggagccaggactcttgggttctctccccggctctgggaggggagtgggggctggtgggtcggagcgggggggctgggagccaggactcctggttctctccccggctctgggaggggagtgggggctggtgggtcggagcgggggggctgggagccaggacttctgggttccctccctagccCGGTACCTACCTTGGGATGCCGGAGGGAGGCTGGTGAGgcgagctgggggaggaggaggaggatgagcaggGTGGACGAAGGCTGCATTGTCCCCAAGTGTGTGACAGGTGCCGGGGGGTCCGGCCGGGTGTCTGGGTCCCACTGGCTTCTCCTCCGCCCCGGCACTGGCTGTATAAGGGGCCCCAAGGTGGTGACGTGCCCCCCAAGCCACCCCCTCCGGGGATGCATCACCCAGGGCAACAGATCCCCGCCCCccactggggcaggagggggcggcGGGAAGAGGGAACTGGGGCGGGGGGCTTTTGTGCAGGCGAAGCAGCTCCAGGGTTGTCGGGGTGATGAGTTACGTGAATGGGGGGGGTCTGGAAACAgactgatgcccctcactcccgacccgcagcccactgccagcccagtgctgccggtgcccctcactcccgacccgcagcccccttgcaccccaggcctgccccccgcagctctgccggtgcccctcactcctgacccgcagcccctgccagcccagccctgccggtgcccctcactcccgacccgcagcccctgccccctgccagccctgccggtgcccctcactcccaacctgcagcccctgccagcccagccctgggctccccccccaacccccccatgtaTTATTTCACTTGCCTCCTCTCTTCTCCAAGCCAAGGCGGTTTCATGCCCTTTTCCCCAGCGCCCTGGGCCCCTCACgcccccccttccagccccctttAACGCCATCACACGGGGTAACCTGGTGGGGGCCGGAAAACAtccggggggcagagcagggccagcccctgcatccctccactggggagggggttgccccAGAGACCAGCCAGTGGCCCGCGGGGAATGCGGCTTCCAGCCACTATGGGAAGGGccggctggggtgggggaatgaggccaggggcctgtcccctgtggggcggggggtgctggGCCCTAACagaaagtggggggggggtcaggctggGAGTTCAACACAGGCCCAGACAACTGAGAGTTGCCCTAAactcctgcctccccccacctgtctcttaatTAACAGCCTAATCCCTGGATTAACGAGCCCAGGGGGCTAATTAAACCGTGGGGGGATTAGGGCAGCTcatgccacacacacacatccccgcCTGCGGCCCAGCTGGGGACGAGGGGGCCATTGTgtgtggggcagctgggggggtgggcagggcctcCTACCAGCAAGGGGGCCACTAAGCCCAGCCTGGCAGGGAAGGAGGGGCTgccaggggctgggaaggggggagctgagagccaggactcctgggttctctccccggctctgggaggggagtgggggctggtggttagaccagggggggctgggagccaggactcctgggttctctccccggctctgggaggggagtggggactgggagccaggactcctgggttctctctccagctctgggaggggaggggagagtggtgtagaggggggcagggggaagcccggactcctgggttcctgtgCCCCCACCGTGCCAACGGGACGTCACCCGCTGACGCAGGCTCCTGGTGAAGACGCCGGGAGGCCGTGACCtgtccccgcccaccccccaaaaggctaaaaataaaagcactccgcccccccccaccgagctgggagtgtggggaggggggtgcccAGGGAGACAAAGAAGCCAGGATTCCTGCCCCCAATATGGGGTTCCCCGGCCAACCCCCTATTCACCAGCCACCCGGCTGACGTCAGAGGGGCAAGGCCCAGGGGCCAGCACCCCCAGAGGGGGCCTGGCTCCGGGCCTGATTTAGGGCCGACGCTTGCTGGAAATCTGCAAAAAGCATTAGAGAAAGACAGAGggacccccgccccccgctctgacccaccagccacCACCCCCCTTCCagcgccagggagagaacccaggagtcctggctcccagcccccctgctccaacccaccagcccccactcccctcccagagccggggagagaacccaggagtcctggatctcAGCTCCCCCCTTCCTAGCCCCTGccagcaggtgcctggggcgaatggagccaggactccctcctgcccctgccccggggcCTCGGGGACTCCCTGCCACTGGAGGCTAGTGGCCGTCATCACTTCTATTACCCTGATGGGCAGGCACCATAGGTCACCTTTCCAGCAGGCTAGGCCACGGCCCCAGCATGCAAAGCCCCTGCCCCGCAGCCATGCCATAGCCCGAGGgcaggcagggaaactgaggcaggagaggggcagggagagcagatcGTACAGGGGTCAAGCTGAGTTAGGGAACCCAGGTGACCGGAGAGCCAGAGCCAGGGATGGCATGAACATCAATGCCCTTCTGCCCCAGGGTGTTTTCCGTCTGTTGCCATAGCAGCCCTGGCCGCTGGCATCAGACCAAGCTGATAACGAGCTGAGGAGCTGGGCCATAAAGCGAGCGGCAGCCCTGGCCCCAAGCCAAGCGGCAATGCTGccggagtctgcagagagcctgagccggtCGCTCGGAGAGGTGTGAACCGCCCTGGGTGTCACCGACCACGGTGCCGCTgccagagtctgcagagagcctgtgcCAGTCACTCGGAGAGGTGTGAACCGCCCTGGGTGTCACCGACCACGGTGCCGCTGccggagtctgcagagagcctgagccggtCGCTCGGAGAGGTGTGAACCGCCCTGGGTGTCACCAACATGGTGCCGCTGCCAGAGTccgcagagagcctgagccggtCGCTCGGAGAGGTGTGAACCGCCTTGGGTGTCACCGACCACGGTGCCGCTgccagagtctgcagagagcctgagccggtCGCTCGGAGAGGTGTGAACCGCCCTGGGTGTCACCAACATGGTGCCGCTgccagagtctgcagagagcctgtgcCGGTCGCTCGGAGAGGTGTGAACCGCCTTGGGTGTCACCGACCACGGTGCCGCTgccagagtctgcagagagcctgagccggtCGCTCGGAGAGGTGTGAACCGCCCTGGGTGTCACCGACACGGTGCCGCTgccagagtctgcagagagcctgagccggtCGCTCGGAGAGGTGTGAACCGCCCTGGGTGTCACCGGCAGGGTGCTGCTGctagagtctgcagagagcctgagccggtCGCTCGGAGAGGTGTGAACCGCCCTGGGTGTCACCGACCACGGTGCCGCTgccagagtctgcagagagcctgtgcCGGTCGCTCGGAGAGGTGTGAACCGCCCTGGGTGTCACCGACCACGGTGCCGCTGccggagtctgcagagagcctgagccggtCGCTCGGAGAGGTGTGAACCGCCCTGGGTGTCACCAACATGGTGCCGCTGCCAGAGTccgcagagagcctgagccggtCGCTCGGAGAGGTGTGAACCGCCCTGGGTGTCACCGACACGGTGCCGCTgccagagtctgcagagagcctgagctggTCGCTCAGAGAGGTGTGAACCGCCCTGGGTGTCACCAACATGGTGCCACTGCCAGAGTccgcagagagcctgagccggtCGCTCGGAGAGGTGTGAACCGCCCTGGGTGTCACCGACACGGTGCCGCTgccagagtctgcagagagcctgagctggTCGCTCAGAGAGGTGTGAACCGCCCTGGGTGTCACCAACATGGTGCCACTGCCAGAGTccgcagagagcctgagccggtCGCTCGGAGAGGTGTGAACCGCCCTGGGTGTCACCGGCAGGGTGCTGCTgccagagtctgcagagagcctgagccggtCGCTCGGAGAGGTGTGAACCGCCCTGGGTGTCACCGACACGGTGCCGCTGCCAGAGTCCGCAGAGAGCCTGAGGCGGTCGCTCGGAGAGGTGTGAACCGCCCTGGGTGTCACCGACATGGTGCCGCTgccagagtctgcagagagcctgagccggtCGCTCGGAGAGGTGTAAACCGCCCTGGGTGTCACCGACACGGTGCCGCTGCCAGAGTccgcagagagcctgagccggtCGCTCGGAGAGGTGTGAACCGCCCTGTGTGTCACTGACATGGTGCCGCTgccagagtctgcagagagcctgtgcCGGTCGCTCGGAGAGGTGTGAACCGCCCTGGGTGTCACCGACACGGTGCCGCTGCCAGAGTCCGCAGAGAGCCTGTGCCGGTCGCTCGGAGAGGTGTGAACCGCCCTGGGTGTCACCGACACGGTGCCGCTgccagagtctgcagagagcctgagccggtCGCTCGGAGAGGTGTGAACCGCCCTGTGTGTCACCGACACGGTGCCGCTgccagagtctgcagagagcctgtgcCGGTCGCTCGGAGAGGTGTGAACCGCCCTGGGTGTCACCGACACGGTGCCGCTGccggagtctgcagagagcctgtgcCGGTCGCTCGGAGAGGTGTGAACCGCCCTGGGTGTCACCGACACGGTGCCGCTGccggagtctgcagagagcctgaggcgGTCGCTCGGAGAGGTGTGAACCGCCCTGGGTGTCACCGACACGGTGCCGCTgccagagtctgcagagagcctgaaccgGTCGCTCGGAGAGGTGTGAACCGCCCTGGGTGTCACCAGCAGGGTGCTGCTgccagagtctgcagagagcctgagccggtCGCTCGGAGAGGTGTGAACCGCCCTGGGTGTCACCGACATGGTGCCGCTgccagagtctgcagagagcctgagccggtCGCTCGGAGAGGTGTAAACCGCCCTGGGTGTCACCGACACGGTGCCGCTGCCAGAGTccgcagagagcctgagccggtCGCTCGGAGAGGTGTGAACCGCCCTGTGTGTCACTGACACGGTGCCGCTgccagagtctgcagagagcctgtgcCGGTCGCTCGGAGAGGTGTGAACCGCCCTGTGTGTCACTGACATGGTGCCGCTgccagagtctgcagagagcctgtgcCGGTCGCTCGGAGAGGTGTGAACCGCCCTGGGTGTCACCGACACGGTGCCGCTgccagagtctgcagagagcctgtgcCGGTCGCTCGGAGAGGTGTGAACCGCCCTGGGTGTCACTGACACGGTGCCGCTGccggagtctgcagagagcctgtgcCGGTCGCTCGGAGAGGTGTGAACCGCCCTGGGTGTCACCGACACGGTGCCGCTGccggagtctgcagagagcctgagccggtCGCTCGGAGAGGTGTGAACCGCCCTGGGTGTCACTGACATGGTGCCGCTGccggagtctgcagagagcctgagccggtCGCTTGGAGAGGTGTGAACCACCGTGGGTGTCACCGGCGCGGTGACACTGcgagagtctgcagagagcctgagccggtCGCTCGGAGAGGTGTGAACCGCCCTGGGTGTCCCCAACACGGTGCTGCTGCCAGAGTCTGCAGAGAACCTGAGCCGGTCGCTTGGAGAGGTGTGAACCGCCCTGGGTGTCACCGACATGGTGCCGCTgccagagtctgcagagagcctgagccggtCGCTTGGAGAGGTGTGAACCGCCCTGTGTGTCACTGACACGGTGCCGCTgccagagtctgcagagagcctgagccggtCGCTCGGAGAGGTGTGAACCGCCCTGGGTGTCACCGACACAGTGCCGCTGCCAGAGTccgcagagagcctgagccggtCGCTCGGAGAGGTGTGAACCGCCCTGGGTGTCACCGACACGGTGCCGCTGtcggagtctgcagagagcctgagccggtCGCTCGGAGAGGTGTGAACCGCCCTGGGTGTCACCGACACGGTGCCGCTgccagagtctgcagagagcctgagccggtCGCTCGGAGAGGTGTGAACCGCCCTGTGTGTCACTGACACGGTGCCGCTgccagagtctgcagagagcctgagccggtCGCTCGGAGAGGTGTGAACCGCCCTGGGTGTCACCGACACGGTGCCGCTgccagagtctgcagagagcctgagccggtCGCTTGGAGAGGTGTGAACCGCCCTGTGTGTCACTGACACGGTGCCGCTgccagagtctgcagagagcctgagccggtCGCTCGGAGAGGTGTGAACCGCCCTGGGTGTCACCGACACAGTGCCGCTGCCAGAGTccgcagagagcctgagccggtCGCTCGGAGAGGTGTGAACCGCCCTGGGTGTCACCGACACGGTGCCGCTGtcggagtctgcagagagcctgagccggtCGCTCGGAGAGGTGTGAACCGCCCTGGGTGTCACCGACACGGTGCCGCTgccagagtctgcagagagcctgagctggTCACTCAGTGAATAGCTGACGTCCAGCGCCATGGCTTGGGGGGCTACTCCGGGGGAGAGAGGCTGTATGTGGGTCAGGGAGCAAGCAGCCCAACCCCCATTCCCCAGCTCAGAGGGTCTCccatggggcgggggcaggggagatGAATCCCCGGGCCGGGGCAGGCAGGTGAATTAGCCCccgctggggtggggcaggcgaATGCGTCAGCTCTGAAGGGTTAATGTCCAGGGAACCCCCAGGAGGAGATAAGGCCGGTGGTGACGGGGGGCGAACCCGCCCCACTCAGCCCCAAAGGTCAGAGCCGCCCGTGGGGCAGGAAATACAAACAGCCCAGCGTGACGTTGTGAGTCTAGTACAATGTCTCAGAGAGAGTCGATTCGCCCCCCTGAGCGACGGAGCGGCCCGGCGGAGGACGGGTGGGAAGGTCTGGAGATGACCAGGGCTCTAAACTCCACGTCCtggcagagggagaaggggagctgTGCGCTCGGGGCGTGGGACGGCGGCCTACAAGGCTTGTCTGTCGCTAGAGCCTGGACTGGGCGATCGGAAAAGGAGGATTAACATTTCCGAGGATCCGCCTGTGAAACCGGATTAGGGTCTGCGTGTCTTGTGGTCACCTGGATGCGAACGGTTCGACGGATACATCCCCCCGGGGTTGCGGCTGGGCCTTTGCGGGGGGGGATCTTTGCTTAGATCCGACGGGAGGAGATGGTCAGGACGCAGCATCGCACCCGGCGGGTGTGTGGCCGGAGGCCTGGGGCCGGGCGCTTTGGGGGAACCGCGGGGTGGGAACTTGGGGTGACCAGGGAGCTGCGACAGGGGCTGTCCTGGGCTGGCTGGTAAATCAAAGTGTTGGAACCACCACCCGCGTTGGGGGGTTCGTCTGCCCCCGGCTGTTTGCTGTTCACCctcattgagtgacctcagctggcccccccgggcagcaccgtcacacccaGCGCCTagcaaccccccctgtccccatcGGGGCCGGTGCCCCCAAGAGGGGAAAGCACCGTCGGTCAGTCCCCACCCCCAAGCAAGCCAgacccccaccctggggcccaaTTGGATGCTATCCAgagctctgggagtgggggctgggagccaggactcctgggttctctcccagctctgggaggggagtgggggctggtggttagagcaggggggtctgggagccaggactcctgggttctctccccggctctgggaggggagtgggggctggtgggtcagagcagggggggctgggagccaggactcctgggttctctccccccggctctgggaggggagtgggggctggtgggttagagcaggggggcctgggagccaggactcctgggttctctccccggctctgggaggggagtgggggctggtgggtcagagcagggggggctgggagccaggactcctgggttctctccccggctctgggaggggagtgggggctggtggtcagagcagggggggctgggagccaggactcctgggttctctccctggcgctgggaggggagtgggggctggtgggtcagagcaggggggttgggagcccggactcctgggttccgttcACGGCTCGCCAGCATTACGCAGACACCACTGGACGGTTTTCTCCTTCTCGGACGTTTATTACGGGCCAATGTCCGGATGCCACATGCGCACCCATGAAAATGAACTGACCCAGTTAACGAACCACGGAACGAGCTAGCGAGGGACACCGGGGGAGGGGAACGGCACAGTCCATGGGGGGCTGTGACGGGGGGATGGGACCCTCTCCCCCCGCCAAAGGTGTTGTGAGCACAATGGTTGGAAACagcgtggggtggggtgggggacccccagGAAAGATGtccctggggcccccagccccaccaccagaGGGCGCCGGCTGCATCAGGGGCACTTCCGCTCCACGCACTGCTTCCCGCCCTCCTCGTACTCCTGCTTGGAGATCCACATCTGCTGGAAGGTGCCCTGGGGAGAAGAGACcaggataggacccaggagtcctggctcc is a window encoding:
- the LOC127039758 gene encoding C-type natriuretic peptide-like, encoding MQPSSTLLILLLLPQLASPASLRHPKTLADLLGAAPVSADVPAPPRARGPMAGSRTQRDSPEPPSLDPAWARFFADFMSWQRKFWGRTRKVPALQGCFGMKLDRIGTRSGLGC